One genomic segment of Drosophila melanogaster chromosome 3R includes these proteins:
- the Mical gene encoding molecule interacting with CasL, isoform A, which yields MSRQHQRHHQQHHHLPPHQQPQQQMPQQQQQLTAQQQQQQQLLMAEHAAAAEAAELFDLLCVATTMRQILALHRAMCEAVGLRPSPLNDFYPRLKAKVRSWKAQALWKKFDARAAHRVYGKGAACTGTRVLVIGAGPCGLRTAIEAQLLGAKVVVLEKRDRITRNNVLHLWPFVITDLRNLGAKKFYGKFCAGSIDHISIRQLQCMLLKVALLLGVEIHEGVSFDHAVEPSGDGGGWRAAVTPADHPVSHYEFDVLIGADGKRNMLDFRRKEFRGKLAIAITANFINKKTEAEAKVEEISGVAFIFNQAFFKELYGKTGIDLENIVYYKDETHYFVMTAKKHSLIDKGVIIEDMADPGELLAPANVDTQKLHDYAREAAEFSTQYQMPNLEFAVNHYGKPDVAMFDFTSMFAAEMSCRVIVRKGARLMQCLVGDSLLEPFWPTGSGCARGFLSSMDAAYAIKLWSNPQNSTLGVLAQRESIYRLLNQTTPDTLQRDISAYTVDPATRYPNLNRESVNSWQVKHLVDTDDPSILEQTFMDTHALQTPHLDTPGRRKRRSGDLLPQGATLLRWISAQLHSYQFIPELKEASDVFRNGRVLCALINRYRPDLIDYAATKDMSPVECNELSFAVLERELHIDRVMSAKQSLDLTELESRIWLNYLDQICDLFRGEIPHIKHPKMDFSDLRQKYRINHTHAQPDFSKLLATKPKAKSPMQDAVDIPTTVQRRSVLEEERAKRQRRHEQLLNIGGGAAGAAAGVAGSGTGTTTQGQNDTPRRSKKRRQVDKTANIVSKCWHYFISWIGSYANVQKV from the exons ATGAGCCGCCAACACCAGcggcaccaccagcagcatcaCCACCTGCCGCCGCACcagcaaccgcagcagcagatgccgcaacaacagcagcagctgacggcgcagcagcagcaacaacagcagctgctgaTGGCGGAGCACGCGGCGGCCGCGGAGGCGGCGGAGCTATTCGACCTGCTGTGCGTGGCCACAACGATGCGCCAGATCCTGGCGCTCCATCGGGCCATGTGCGAGGCTGTGGGATTGAGACCCTCGCCTCTGAACGACTTCTACCCACGGCTAAAGGCCAAGGTGCGTTCGTGGAAGGCGCAGGCCCTGTGGAAGAAGTTCGACGCCAGAGCTGCCCATAGAGTCTACGGCAAGGGAGCTGCCTGTACTGGCACACGCGTCCTGGTCATCGGAGCAGGGCCCTGTGGACTGCGCACCGCCATCGAGGCCCAACTGCTGGGCGCCAAGGTGGTGGTGCTGGAGAAACGCGATCGCATCACCCGGAACAATGTGCTCCATCTGTGGCCATTCGTCATCACGGATCTGCGCAACTTGGGCGCAAAGAAGTTCTACGGCAAGTTTTGCGCCGGCTCCATCGATCACATCTCCATTCGGCAGCTGCAGTGCATGCTGCTCAAGGTGGCGCTGCTCCTGGGCGTAGAGATCCACGAGGGAGTCAGTTTTGATCACGCTGTAGAGCCCTCTGGCGATGGCGGCGGATGGAGGGCAGCTGTTACTCCCGCAGATCATCCTGTATCTCACTACGAATTCGATGTGTTGATCGGAGCGGATGGCAAGCGGAATATGCTGGACTTTAGGAGGAAGGAGTTCCGCGGGAAGCTGGCCATCGCTATTACAGCGAACTTTATCAACAAGAAGACGGAGGCGGAGGCTAAAGTAGAGGAGATCAGTGGGGTGGCTTTCATCTTCAACCAGGCCTTCTTCAAGGAGCTGTACGGGAAGACGGGCATCGACCTGGAAAACATCGTCTACTACAAGGACGAGACGCACTACTTCGTGATGACGGCCAAGAAGCACAGTCTAATTGACAAGGGCGTTATTATCGAGGATATGGCCGATCCCGGCGAGCTTCTCGCCCCAGCCAATGTGGATACACAAAAGCTGCACGACTATGCACGCGAGGCTGCGGAGTTCTCCACCCAATACCAAATGCCAAACCTGGAGTTCGCTGTTAATCACTACGGCAAACCAGATGTGGCCATGTTCGACTTCACATCGATGTTTGCCGCCGAGATGTCCTGTCGGGTGATTGTGCGCAAAGGAGCTCGCCTGATGCAGTGCCTCGTGGGTGACAGTCTGCTCGAGCCGTTTTGGCCCACTGGATCGGGTTGTGCCCGTGGATTCTTATCCAGCATGGATGCTGCCTATGCCATCAAGCTTTGGTCCAACCCGCAGAACAGCACACTTGGCGTTCTGGCGCAGCGCGAAAGCATCTACCGGCTGCTTAACCAGACCACGCCGGACACCCTGCAGCGGGACATCAGTGCCTATACCGTGGATCCGGCCACGCGCTATCCGAATCTGAACAGGGAGTCGGTCAATAGCTGGCAGGTCAAACATCTGGTCGACACGGACGACCCGTCCATTCTGGAGCAGACCTTCATGGACACGCATGCTCTGCAGACCCCGCATTTGGACACACCGGGCAGACGCAAGCGACGCAGTGGAG ACTTGCTGCCCCAGGGTGCCACGTTGCTGAGATGGATAAGTGCCCAGCTGCATTCCTATCAGTTTATTCCCGAACTCAAGGAGGCTTCGGATGTGTTCCGGAATGGACGCGTTCTGTGTGCGCTTATCAATCG CTATCGTCCTGATCTCATCGACTACGCTGCCACCAAGGACATGAGTCCCGTGGAGTGCAATGAGCTGTCATTCGCCGTCCTAGAGCGCGAACTCCACATCGATCGCGTCATGAGTGCCAAACAGTCGCTGGACTTGACCGAGCTGGAGTCGCGAATCTGGCTCAACTATTTGGACCAGATCTGCGACTTGTTTCGCGGCGAGATCCCCCATATCAAGCACCCCAAGATGGACTTTAGCGATTTGCGCCAGAAGTATCGTATCAACCATACGCATGCCCAACCCGACTTCTCCAAGCTGCTGGCAACGAAACCCAAGGCCAAGTCGCCGATGCAGGATGCTGTGGACATACCCACGACAGTGCAGCGGCGCTCGGTGCTCGAGGAGGAGCGAGCCAAGCGGCAGCGTCGCCACGAGCAGCTTCTTAACATCGGTGGAGGGGCAGCAGGAGCCGCCGCCGGAGTTGCCGGAAGCGGGACAGGAACCACAACGCAGG GTCAAAACGATACGCCACGCCGGTCCAAGAAGCGCCGTCAGGTTGACAAAACCGCCAATATTGTGAGTAAATGCTGGCATTATTTTATATCATGGATTGGTTCATACGCGAATGTGCAGAAGGTCTGA
- the Mical gene encoding molecule interacting with CasL, isoform I, whose translation MSRQHQRHHQQHHHLPPHQQPQQQMPQQQQQLTAQQQQQQQLLMAEHAAAAEAAELFDLLCVATTMRQILALHRAMCEAVGLRPSPLNDFYPRLKAKVRSWKAQALWKKFDARAAHRVYGKGAACTGTRVLVIGAGPCGLRTAIEAQLLGAKVVVLEKRDRITRNNVLHLWPFVITDLRNLGAKKFYGKFCAGSIDHISIRQLQCMLLKVALLLGVEIHEGVSFDHAVEPSGDGGGWRAAVTPADHPVSHYEFDVLIGADGKRNMLDFRRKEFRGKLAIAITANFINKKTEAEAKVEEISGVAFIFNQAFFKELYGKTGIDLENIVYYKDETHYFVMTAKKHSLIDKGVIIEDMADPGELLAPANVDTQKLHDYAREAAEFSTQYQMPNLEFAVNHYGKPDVAMFDFTSMFAAEMSCRVIVRKGARLMQCLVGDSLLEPFWPTGSGCARGFLSSMDAAYAIKLWSNPQNSTLGVLAQRESIYRLLNQTTPDTLQRDISAYTVDPATRYPNLNRESVNSWQVKHLVDTDDPSILEQTFMDTHALQTPHLDTPGRRKRRSGDLLPQGATLLRWISAQLHSYQFIPELKEASDVFRNGRVLCALINRYRPDLIDYAATKDMSPVECNELSFAVLERELHIDRVMSAKQSLDLTELESRIWLNYLDQICDLFRGEIPHIKHPKMDFSDLRQKYRINHTHAQPDFSKLLATKPKAKSPMQDAVDIPTTVQRRSVLEEERAKRQRRHEQLLNIGGGAAGAAAGVAGSGTGTTTQGLLKITILHHSLMENKFRSGC comes from the exons ATGAGCCGCCAACACCAGcggcaccaccagcagcatcaCCACCTGCCGCCGCACcagcaaccgcagcagcagatgccgcaacaacagcagcagctgacggcgcagcagcagcaacaacagcagctgctgaTGGCGGAGCACGCGGCGGCCGCGGAGGCGGCGGAGCTATTCGACCTGCTGTGCGTGGCCACAACGATGCGCCAGATCCTGGCGCTCCATCGGGCCATGTGCGAGGCTGTGGGATTGAGACCCTCGCCTCTGAACGACTTCTACCCACGGCTAAAGGCCAAGGTGCGTTCGTGGAAGGCGCAGGCCCTGTGGAAGAAGTTCGACGCCAGAGCTGCCCATAGAGTCTACGGCAAGGGAGCTGCCTGTACTGGCACACGCGTCCTGGTCATCGGAGCAGGGCCCTGTGGACTGCGCACCGCCATCGAGGCCCAACTGCTGGGCGCCAAGGTGGTGGTGCTGGAGAAACGCGATCGCATCACCCGGAACAATGTGCTCCATCTGTGGCCATTCGTCATCACGGATCTGCGCAACTTGGGCGCAAAGAAGTTCTACGGCAAGTTTTGCGCCGGCTCCATCGATCACATCTCCATTCGGCAGCTGCAGTGCATGCTGCTCAAGGTGGCGCTGCTCCTGGGCGTAGAGATCCACGAGGGAGTCAGTTTTGATCACGCTGTAGAGCCCTCTGGCGATGGCGGCGGATGGAGGGCAGCTGTTACTCCCGCAGATCATCCTGTATCTCACTACGAATTCGATGTGTTGATCGGAGCGGATGGCAAGCGGAATATGCTGGACTTTAGGAGGAAGGAGTTCCGCGGGAAGCTGGCCATCGCTATTACAGCGAACTTTATCAACAAGAAGACGGAGGCGGAGGCTAAAGTAGAGGAGATCAGTGGGGTGGCTTTCATCTTCAACCAGGCCTTCTTCAAGGAGCTGTACGGGAAGACGGGCATCGACCTGGAAAACATCGTCTACTACAAGGACGAGACGCACTACTTCGTGATGACGGCCAAGAAGCACAGTCTAATTGACAAGGGCGTTATTATCGAGGATATGGCCGATCCCGGCGAGCTTCTCGCCCCAGCCAATGTGGATACACAAAAGCTGCACGACTATGCACGCGAGGCTGCGGAGTTCTCCACCCAATACCAAATGCCAAACCTGGAGTTCGCTGTTAATCACTACGGCAAACCAGATGTGGCCATGTTCGACTTCACATCGATGTTTGCCGCCGAGATGTCCTGTCGGGTGATTGTGCGCAAAGGAGCTCGCCTGATGCAGTGCCTCGTGGGTGACAGTCTGCTCGAGCCGTTTTGGCCCACTGGATCGGGTTGTGCCCGTGGATTCTTATCCAGCATGGATGCTGCCTATGCCATCAAGCTTTGGTCCAACCCGCAGAACAGCACACTTGGCGTTCTGGCGCAGCGCGAAAGCATCTACCGGCTGCTTAACCAGACCACGCCGGACACCCTGCAGCGGGACATCAGTGCCTATACCGTGGATCCGGCCACGCGCTATCCGAATCTGAACAGGGAGTCGGTCAATAGCTGGCAGGTCAAACATCTGGTCGACACGGACGACCCGTCCATTCTGGAGCAGACCTTCATGGACACGCATGCTCTGCAGACCCCGCATTTGGACACACCGGGCAGACGCAAGCGACGCAGTGGAG ACTTGCTGCCCCAGGGTGCCACGTTGCTGAGATGGATAAGTGCCCAGCTGCATTCCTATCAGTTTATTCCCGAACTCAAGGAGGCTTCGGATGTGTTCCGGAATGGACGCGTTCTGTGTGCGCTTATCAATCG CTATCGTCCTGATCTCATCGACTACGCTGCCACCAAGGACATGAGTCCCGTGGAGTGCAATGAGCTGTCATTCGCCGTCCTAGAGCGCGAACTCCACATCGATCGCGTCATGAGTGCCAAACAGTCGCTGGACTTGACCGAGCTGGAGTCGCGAATCTGGCTCAACTATTTGGACCAGATCTGCGACTTGTTTCGCGGCGAGATCCCCCATATCAAGCACCCCAAGATGGACTTTAGCGATTTGCGCCAGAAGTATCGTATCAACCATACGCATGCCCAACCCGACTTCTCCAAGCTGCTGGCAACGAAACCCAAGGCCAAGTCGCCGATGCAGGATGCTGTGGACATACCCACGACAGTGCAGCGGCGCTCGGTGCTCGAGGAGGAGCGAGCCAAGCGGCAGCGTCGCCACGAGCAGCTTCTTAACATCGGTGGAGGGGCAGCAGGAGCCGCCGCCGGAGTTGCCGGAAGCGGGACAGGAACCACAACGCAGGGTCTGTTGAAGATCACTATCTTACACCATAGTCTGATGGAAAATAAGTTTCGGAGTGGCTGCTAG
- the CG31407 gene encoding uncharacterized protein, isoform A, protein MIPTNLGRQNGALVLEVLKVLGRPATSYEVAERVADVYRLPLHRIRPVVTDVLEAGSRHGFFSSLNGHYSVVQPVVEQLGRDIDQYAADILAGYSCEGSLPKMSTLMLKLQQLDGSPPMMTGIRYPRVSSGEQREHMPSGDVSLDARLMLPFPRVL, encoded by the coding sequence ATGATTCCCACTAATCTGGGCAGACAGAATGGGGCTCTGGTGTTGGAAGTGTTGAAGGTGCTGGGTCGCCCGGCGACCAGTTACGAGGTGGCGGAAAGAGTGGCCGACGTCTACAGGCTGCCGCTGCACCGCATCCGTCCCGTGGTCACCGACGTCCTGGAGGCAGGATCACGACATGGATTCTTTAGCAGCCTCAATGGCCATTATTCGGTGGTGCAGCCGGTTGTGGAGCAACTGGGACGGGATATAGACCAGTATGCAGCCGATATACTGGCGGGATATAGTTGCGAGGGTTCTCTGCCCAAGATGTCGACCCTGATGCTCAAGCTACAGCAACTGGACGGGTCTCCGCCCATGATGACGGGGATCAGGTATCCCCGAGTGAGCTCGGGGGAGCAACGCGAACACATGCCCTCCGGCGATGTGTCCTTGGACGCCCGTCTCATGCTGCCCTTTCCTCGAGTACTATGA
- the CG3909 gene encoding uncharacterized protein, whose protein sequence is MFSVLHKEENAHDSQLWACTWGRDTAASDPDDAVVEPEENPFDFDKKEARPKDFLVTGGLDDLVKVWDLQEDNTLKLRHKLKGHALGVVSVAVSSDGQTIASSSLDSTMCLWDARSGDKKHLLSFGPVDLWTVQFSPCNKYVISGLNDGKISMYSVETGKAEQTLDAQNGKYTLSIAYSPDGKYIASGAIDGIITIFDVAAGKVVQTLEGHAMPVRSLCFSPNSQLLLTASDDGHMKLYDVTHSDVVGTLSGHASWVLCVAFSEDGKHFASSSSDNSVKIWDTSERKCLHTFAEHTDQVWGVRYSPGNDKVASASEDKSLNIYYCPPNAIV, encoded by the exons ATG TTTTCTGTCCTTCATAAAGAGGAAAATGCGCACGACAGTCAGCTATGGGCGTGCACCTGGGGACGCGACACTGCGGCCTCAGATCCGGATGACGCGGTCGTGGAGCCCGAGGAGAATCCCTTTGATTTCGATAAGAAGGAGGCCCGCCCGAAGGATTTCTTGGTCACCGGCGGACTGGATGACTTGGTAAAGGTGTGGGACTTGCAGGAGGACAACACCCTAAAGTTGCGCCACAAACTAAAAGGACATGCCCTGGGAGTTGTTTCTGTGGCCGTCAGTTCCGATGGACAGA CCATTGCCAGTAGTTCTCTGGACTCCACCATGTGTTTGTGGGATGCCCGTTCGGGCGACAAGAAACACCTACTTAGCTTTGGGCCTGTTGATCTCTGGACGGTGCAATTTTCACCCTGCAACAAATATGTGATATCCGGACTGAACGACGGCAAAATCTCCATGTACAGTGTGGAAACCGGAAAGGCAGAGCAGACATTGGATGCCCAAAATGGGAAATACACGCTTAGCATTGCCTAC AGTCCCGATGGCAAGTACATTGCCAGTGGAGCCATCGATGGTATCATTACCATTTTCGATGTGGCCGCGGGCAAGGTAGTGCAAACATTGGAAGGACACGCGATGCCAGTGCGTAGCCTTTGCTTTTCTCCGAACTCGCAGCTGCTGCTCACTGCCTCAGATGATGGTCACATGAAGCTTTATGATGT AACCCACTCCGACGTTGTGGGCACCCTATCTGGGCACGCATCTTGGGTGCTGTGCGTGGCATTCTCCGAGGACGGCAAACACTTTGCCAGCTCCTCCAGTGATAACAGCGTGAAAATATGGGACACCTCGGAACGCAAGTGCCTGCACACGTTCGCCGAGCACACAGATCAGGTGTGGGGCGTCCGATATAGCCCCGGAAACGACAAGGTGGCCTCTGCTTCTGAGGACAAGTCCCTGAACATATACTACTGTCCGCCCAATGCCATTGTTTGA
- the CG11722 gene encoding uncharacterized protein has translation MGQVVSMVARRANRFNVENRAHRVLEREKPTPAPKFDSNLRDMERTLELDPKFVDKLNMKDSSLDGRLKDVYVTSQDRFIKRVQERQAAEAAADNVEQRPLPLERKTPDDFEYGYLEPNRISPGHCTLRQALKFINDHQLDPESWPAKKIANEYKLKEPLVENILHYFKTFNMYIPDQKYKDTMLTQATQPLLRVKSSSEGNP, from the exons aTGGGTCAGGTGGTTTCAATGGTTGCCCGCCGGGCCAATCGCTTCAATGTCGAGAATCGTGCACATCGCGTCCTCGAGCGCGAGAAGCCAACGCCGGCGCCCAAATTTGACTCGAATTTGAGAGACATGGAGCGCACCTTGGAAT TGGATCCCAAGTTCGTGGACAAGCTCAATATGAAAGACTCCAGCTTGGACGGACGATTGAAAGACGTTTATGTAACCTCGCAGGATCGATTT ATCAAGCGAGTGCAGGAGCGCCAGGCAGCTGAGGCGGCGGCGGACAATGTGGAACAGCGACCACTGCCCCTGGAACGCAAAACGCCGGATGATTTTGAGTACGGATATCTGGAGCCCAACCGCATTAGCCCCGGTCATTGCACACTGCGCCAGGCGCTTAAGTTCATCAATGACCACCAGTTGGATCCTGAATCCTGGCCAGCCAAGAAGATAGCCAATGAGTACAAGCTTAAGGAGCCTCTAGTTG AAAACATACTGCACTactttaaaacttttaatatgtacatacccGACCAGAAGTACAAAGACACGATGCTAACTCAAGCCACGCAGCCCCTTCTGCGGGTTAAATCGAGCTCGGAGGGTAATCCGTAA
- the mtTFB2 gene encoding mitochondrial transcription factor B2, producing MLPLRCSWSFARANYSTKKELVTRYSGDFPEKLLNRKQKVPTHMYIANSEAAARINQYLEPHFQSSGCDTVMELNSGAGYFTRHLLDRESQFRRIILLESMDHFMPKIQELHTLYPERVKVRQGDFVNLWKLVYMDKMDGGSRVADLLSDVPQKAFTDDINMLVFGAVGSYPFFKHLINSLIFQTSLFNLGRCEMILAMPPPIYIHLTCNNEIGYLIYRSTSVLFQILFEHKFIAKVPREDFLPQQMAYSPTKSSKLGKVQSINPEYLYLVKFTPRRNLHELCQSQDLPALWFFIKQNYVSRRNRIIPNLEKWVPGCGPRLIINPKSSESVTPIYPDELPKKLPQYSCQSTTMSTRNYYPGINIYTQFGDLLPSQILTLFSQFRQWPEYGESSFLASLENALLKLETANDEPNLEDGVTLPEEDDAEADEIIEEESPVPATTPVKRRRKASS from the exons ATGCTGCCCCTGCGATGCAGTTGGTCCTTTGCCCGGGCCAACTATAGCACCAAAAAGGAACTGGTGACTCGCTACAGCGGCGATTTCCCCGAGAAACTGCTCAACCGGAAGCAAAAGGTTCCCACTCACATGTACATTGCAAATTCGGAGGCTGCTGCAAGGATTAACCAGTACCTGGAGCCCCATTTCCAGAGCTCCGGTTGCGATACCGTGATGGAACTCAATTCCGGTGCTGGGTACTTTACCCGGCATCTGTTGGACAGGGAATCCCAGTTTCGACGCATAATTCTGCTTGAGAGCATGGATCACTTTATGCCCAAAATCCAGGAGCTACACACGCTATATCCGGAACGTGTGAAGGTGCGCCAAGGAGACTTTGTGAACCTGTGGAAGTTGGTGTACATGGACAAAATGGACGGTGGTTCCAGGGTGGCGGATCTCCTGAGTGATGTGCCCCAGAAAGCGTTTACAGATG ATATCAACATGCTAGTCTTCGGCGCCGTGGGCTCCTATCCATTCTTCAAGCACTTGATCAACTCCCTCATTTTTCAGACCAGCCTTTTCAACCTTGGACGCTGTGAGATGATCCTCGCCATGCCGCCACCCATATACATA CATCTCACCTGCAACAACGAGATTGGCTACCTCATTTACCGATCGACCAGCGTACTGTTTCAAATTCTGTTTGAGCACAAATTCATAGCCAAGGTGCCGCGCGAGGATTTTCTACCTCAGCAGATGGCCTATAGCCCCACCAAGAGTAGCAAGTTGGGTAAGGTGCAGTCCATCAATCCCGAGTACTTGTACTTGGTGAAATTCACTCCGCGCCGCAATCTTCATGAGCTGTGCCAGTCGCAGGATCTACCCGCTCTCTGGTTCTTCATTAAGCAGAACTATGTAAGCCGACGAAACAGAATAATACCCAATTTAGA AAAGTGGGTTCCCGGCTGTGGACCTCGGCTTATCATTAATCCGAAGTCCTCCGAGTCCGTAACACCCATCTATCCAGATGAATTGCCCAAGAAACTACCACAGTACTCGTGCCAGAGTACTACAATGAGCACCAGAAACTACTATCCCGGCATCAACATCTACACACAGTTCGGAGATCTCCTGCCCAGTCAGATTCTGACGCTATTTAGTCAGTTTCGTCAGTGGCCGGAGTACGGCGAGAGCTCTTTCCTCGCCTCGCTGGAAAATGCGCTGCTCAAGCTGGAGACTGCCAATGACGAACCAAACCTAGAGGATGGCGTCACGTTGCCAGAAGAGGATGATGCCGAAGCAGATGAAATTATCGAAGAAGAAAGCCCTGTACCCGCCACCACTCCCGTCAAGAGGCGCAGGAAAGCCAGTTCTTAG